acacataataaatacgATTAAATACGATagctaatataatttattcatacttGGTATCAATCAAGCCAACTGATTGATTGTACACAAATAGGCCTAAATGGGTTCGTAAAcaatcttttttgttttatagccAACAGGCTATTTACActtcttaaaactgttttaacggttatattttatattaaatatcaatttaatgaAAGAAGTCGTATTTCACACACATGTAACAGTTTTACTCAAACTTTGAACCTATATAGGTATAGCAATTCTGTACATAACTTAAgtgcttgtaaatataaatattagtttcaagGAGGTAGACTTTTCAATTCTAAAACAAACTGTAtgtaaaaataccatatattattttaattttcaaaacatttttggttattatatgattttgttaATATGGTAACCGTAAATCAATTCTTCCTCTATTCTGCATGTGGTACACACTACTTTAACTGTTAACACTTCACTAGCTATTGTACACACGGATACCCTTACAGCTCCACTATCGAAATCATACAGAGGTTACGTGTCTCTACAAATCCAACACAATTATGTCTGGGGTGTATTAACTAATCAAACAAAAGGGAAAAGGTAATGATTGAATGATTTTAGAGTGATACAAGTTGACATTGAAAGGCTTGTGAACTATTTAAAGATGTTGTTGTGTACTTGATTCAACCAGAACAGCATAACCCATGATCTGTGCACTATTGGGTAATACGATTGACTCTGTCGAAGAGTGTAACAGATGCTGGATTAGACTGGAACTGTATAAGAATCACCAGGTAGGTAGTCACCGAACTTGCAATCTGGAATTGCAACACAGAAATTGTTACTTGTCATCAATTATAATTTcattgcatattattattatttgttttgtttataagggggccggcttctccttttttttaaatttaattaaaattattctttgagaTGTTTATAGAAATGGGAAATTCAGTGACCTGAAAATGAATGGATAACAAGCGATAAAGCTTAACTATGCGACAGAATTCTCGATATGAGTAATTTCGTGCAAACTTATCCTCACTTATGTCATAAACCCGTGTCGGGAGATACAGAGCTCTGAAACTGCTTGAGAATCAATGCAGGTCACAAAATAGCTCAATATGATTTATGTAATTATTCCTTTGCTTCTTCATAAAAGATAGGCAGTTCACATTGTATGAAATAAGAATACGACTCACCATGTACCACATAAATAGTTCCCtgaagttgcatgtaaaattttaaatctatagctgaTTTCATTTTCAAGGTTTTCCTGCGGATATAAAGGcacaaatctataaataaaataaatttttaagctcCCAGGACATAGAAATTGTGCCGGCTTACTAAATGACGGGCTTCAAAGGCGCTCTGTCTgtcaaatccatggatacacatGATCCTTCATAGACAAAATTCTTGTATATGTACCATCTTCCGTACAAAACTTATAGTATATAGCAGAAAACAAGGCTTCCTATGAATAAGTAAACAATACAAAGGCTCAGCTAATTTACACAGAGGAACATACCGatcaataaatcaataatgtCGTCTAagtgaaaaactttaaattcaaacttaatgTCTATAACTCAATTTACTCTTTGATATCCAGCAAAAACAGACAGGCAGGCAGATACATAGATAGGCAGAATACTTAGTGATGGCTCTgccaaatatacaaatttatagctCAAATTAGCTCAATTTGTTCTCTTGAGGTAACCTAGAGCCTTTGCAACGCTTATCCAAATCTCGTGGTGGGACATTCATCGCCATTTAACTCtattttgtctatataaaaataaacttatacaataGAGTATTAAATGATAGAATATAACGAAagtcttaccaaccaatccaCGAAAAATACacgttaaaatgttatgtaaatgtatacaattctgtttaaaaatttgtttattttatgatttctctcgttgacatcatggttacccataaacaAGCGTGAAAATGTTCGTTAAGCTCAGCAAACTcgtatggagtgacatgcaccataatcgaaatCGATGTTGCCAATATtgatatgaagcttcatgcaaagctTGACGTAGGTACtttattattaggataacataccaaacttaatgttttttaatgtttaattcagcAACCCTTGTACTAGAACAAATCGAGAGAGATAATAAACAGCTGAGTATTGTTGGTCAGCTGAGCGTATATATTTTGGCAGAATCGAGATAGATATATGAGCAGCTGAccattgttggacagctgagcgtatgttggaAAATGCTTGCgattgcaatattttgtaatattgtgttgtgtttagatgttgtatgaataaatgtcgTACCAATTGATATTCTGGCTTATTGAAGTCATTGGTTTATAAACGAAGATAAGCTTCGAGTCTACAGGTCAGCTCGATATATAGTGCGGACAGACGGATAAAccaacatacatacatacattaaatttttctagAACTCGAgtaataggtttcgctaacgctcagcaattCCAAAACAATCGAGGTGAATCACGATCTGGTGAGTTGTGAGCAGCAGAGGATTTCAAATCCTCACAACACgttaaaattcaataaacttttacatcaattaattaatatttgtgtaaatagaTGACGTCACTTGTtctgttttgaaatgtaaaataccaATCAATTATACAATAGGTCTTCATAATGATCCATTGTATAAGCTGTTTCTGAATTATTTTAcctattcaattttaatatatttctatattattgaCTGTTCATTACTGGTTTTTAAGTTGCTATTATAATAGACGTTCTCTTATTTCTCGTTATAGGTTATAGTTTATTCTATTGTATTCTATCTTCTCATGTGTACTATTATTCCTAAAGGtgatatattaactttatatattatattatgaatatgtTCCACATTGTTGTACTGTTTCCTCGTGTCACTTAATAAAGTGCGTTGTACTACATAGAGAGCAATAAAGAAATACTGACACCAATACTACCTTTCCCGTTAAATTACAATCACCAATACAATTATGTTCTGATcttctatagtaaataatatgcAGCCTTATCGATACTTGCTATAGAAAGTCCTTAGCTAATTCTATACTCAGTCTATACGCTCCTGACTATAGCTGTCAGTgttcttaaattacttttttccttAATCTAACTCACATAAGCAATTACACCTATATGGGTGAATcggttattataattaattttataaaactatgatCATAAGAGGAATTACTTGATTTATAAACAGTAAGGATATTTTTCACTGCACGAATATTGAGAACTATATAAAACTAGGATTGTTACTTACTGAAGTTAGAATATGGCTGCGAACAAAGAAAAACCCTCGAGCAGAGAGTTGAGCATTGTGGTAAAGCAGTTGAAGCAAAAATAGTTTCAGCTGTAACAATATTGTgatcaagtaaataaatttgcttcatataataatatatagatagtTACATATCACTAAACGTggttatgttattatttcatcaCAAGGATTTGATAATACAGTTTTAAGTCTCATATTggtattaacacattcactgctacctgtaaaaaacattttacatcatacccgtgtttaaaaattttttttacaacaattttttataaacataaatcttACCTTCATGCTGCAATTAGACGTCTGCGATGGATAAAAGCAGTCtccaataaatattatgaatatcaGAAACAACATTAAATAACACTCGCATCTTACAGTGAATGTCCTTGATTAGCATCGGTCACCACTTTATCCTTTGTCAAGTTGAACACTGTTggagataaatttagttttacatttatgatatttaagtttatgtcactgattatatatattttacggtattgttaattatattacgTTATGCTTCCTTACACAAAGTTTATACAGGAATGATGCCTGGTTTCGAGAAGGTTGTATAAGGCACATGAACTTTTAAAGAGTATTCGAGACGTTAACGATTGCAAGAAGAAGTACAAATacatgataaattatatatacagtattatcatatatatatatatatatatatatatatatatatatatatatatatatatataatatataactctcAGTTATTTGTATAAGTTAGTAGATTATTCCGAATGTGACACATGTAATAACATTGGTGGTTAATAGCGTGTTATTGCGATAGGTATAATCAGAGCTATATCAAAGAAAGAGAGAATTTTTACATTCACTAAATGTCTTAATACGAGAattgttagaattttaaaacattacttgtTGGTAGTTTTCTTTTATCTCAACTTATCACTTATGAAATaacatatattactttaaaatgaaaataaactgaaGAGCATTGAAACATAGttctgtatattaaatattttcaaatattacctGTTTCCTGATATTCTTACTCAAATCCCTATTCAACAGTCGGCATATCATGGGCGCTGTCTCGTTTGCctgaaacattaattaatatcaGAAAAGAATATATCttgattttatcattattttagatagtattttatagttactgtattaagttaatttttattttatataagaagtatatataaaacatgatgGTGTTCTTAGCAATGtactttgaataaaatttactCATATCTCAGTGTTTctacaaaattactagttatACAAAGAACTGATACCAATAAATTTTCGTTCAGagccttaatttaaaaataattcgcaCTTAAATGTGAGCCGTCGTATGGaatcttaatatattaaacagtttaaaaataaagatgaaaataCTTCTTACTATTAGGTATGATAGACAGAAAATACTTAACACGTATATTTTAGCTAAAATTAATACATCGACTTAGAATCAACAATTTGTTGGACAGATTAATTATTCTCAAAAGGTATTCAAGAAGTTTAAATAATCAGTGACGTCATACAGCATCAGTGACGTCAGTGCTGGGTCGCACCAGTAGGACCAGGTGGGAGACGTGGGTGATGGCCCAGACCCCTTGCATCACCAGGAATGATGCCTGCCCCGGCCGCAAGTGAAGGAACAGATAGTAGAGGGTGATAATGATGTGGACAAAGGCAGAGAACACTGCAGCCAACAGCTGGTTACCGTAGAACACATTGGCGTGTTTTACTGCGTCACACAACAACCAGTACAAATCCATCAGTTCCCTCAACTTGGTGACACAGGAAGTATCATCTGCAACATCAAATGTGAATACAAATTATTCGGAAACAGCTTCAGTCACTTAAGAGTTAACGATGTTAAATTCTTTTCCAACAGAGTTACCTTGGATGGCCACAATATTGGCTAAATCGTGATTCTTCAAAAGTTGACCGAAACTCTTATTAACCACTGCTTTTTTGATGCTTTCGTTGACCAGTCTGAATCGCGTGACTATGTTCTGAGTCACGGTGGTGAACTGGATGAACAAGGATGCTGCGACAAAGTACAGGGTCAACACCGGGATATAGTACACGAACGTGTTGCGTCCTTCGGATTCCAAGAAGGACTCCTGCACCACATTGGTCACACACAGAGAAATCATGTAGGCGACAATTGCAAACACTTTAGGTTTTTCACCGCTTTCACATTTTTGACCGAAATACAGATCTACTTTCCCCAAAAGATAACATATCTCGATAAATTTCTTGTAATGCCTGAAAGACATCATGAACACGACTAGAGCCATGATGTTGAGAGATATGACGTCTAACATGACAGCAAATATTGCAGTGTAGCTCGTCATGCGGATCGGATCTCCATATTGTCTCCCGTGGTAGTCTATGTAGAGTGTTATCTGAGACAGACAGGTCTGCAACACAATGACAACCCAACCCCACACACACACTGTGAAAGAGAATGTGATTTCTTTCCCACCACTAGAGTCATTTTTGTACTTCAGAGGCAAGCCTCCAAAGATCTGGCCGAACAGAATTACTTCCTTTGCTATAACTTGCATTTTATCCATATAATAGTGTTCCAGCCCTGTAATGAACATCAGTTACTCCTTCAGGGACGATTTGTTTTCATTAATCACGTCGAATAGAATGGTTGTCATTTTGTCAATACTCTTTAAAGATTGTCATGgagaatatttacaattattgtatttttaaggtGTAGAAAGACATTATTGGTGTTTTAGTTTTCCTCTTCAGTGAAAATGATGACAGCCGATGGAAATGATATGTAAACTTTGGTCATTGACCCACTAATCAATTGCGGAAGAGTTGGTTCTGTCTCTTtttccacaaaatatatattgaaacattcattttatgctttatttaactcttgattttaaatatcaatacatcTACATTTAATACATAcgttcagtaaatatttatttatgaaaattcgTATGATATGCATCTCTTCTTGTATTGTACGGTGCGagtgaattattataaaaacctgttcacaataattaaaaaagtttatttttcaaatattgccttagatattttttttcagattacCTTCTTCatagttcaatatttattatattgtaataataaacctCTATTAAAATTGATAACCAAAAAATGCGCTCAATCACCTATGAATCAATTTCGATAACCTTGATTATCTCTGCCAGTAGagtctacagataaaattttcatataattctgAGCCTTCACATATTATTATGGAAATTTTGTTCATAATCcaatgtgtttattaatttgaattcaaaaattaaatttttgcaatATAAGTCCAAAGGCTGAAAATATTTAAGACATCTCATAATGAACAGCTGTGCTACAGAGATCAAAATCCACATGAAAAATTCCCTTCTGtaataataaaactcttaaatttgaaatatcattGAAATATCATCACATAGGCACGAAGCAGCATTAtaggtatttataattattggaagTAACTGATCTCTTGTTGCTTAAAAGATAGATAGTTATAGCTATGTTCATCTTGAATTTTTAAGCTgtcgtaaaaataacaaatttttaggagtaaaattaaatgaataatcattaaatttattaaaccgAATAATTAGCCGGTATCtccattttacttttaaacacagTAAATCCTACCCTCTCTTTCATTATCGTGGATTCTTGTTGATCGTGCACGGCATAATTAAACACGGGCTGATTaacctaaaatacaaattttaagtcaCAGTTTGCACAAAACTTCGATGAAAACCAGCACACAGGATGAATATATTACGTATTTTAGATGATCAACGGAAAACgttataagaaaactaaaatactGAATTTGCTTTCAGCGCATGATTAATTAACTTGTAAAATCCCGCTCAGTTTATTACATTATCCCATTTCTTTAGTAGCTATGGCTATACAAAATCGTCAAAATCAAATATGTCAGAATATCGAGATAACTTTAATTAGTTACGACGGACTGTTTAGAGTTTCAACCTATTACGGCGGGGGAAAACGAGTGCGAAACTGCTGCTTACAGCTCTATACAATAGTGTTGATAGTTATGATTCGAGGAAATGTATTCGTTTATTGCTTTAACCTAACACAAGTTTTGAACATTGAAGATTTCATGATTCATTTCAACTTTATCATGGGATAAAATCAATGTTAGGAAAATGAAATGTGGCTTTCGACATTTCGATTTAAGGATGAATTCGTGTAATCTCCCAGAATATGTGCTCTTGTTTGTTATTCGTTGGTATGTGCCACACAATtctgaatgtataaaatatggcAACATGGCGTATAATATTCCCCTTAAATATTCTATGTTTTCCTGGCCTTCTTGGGCGCCTCGAGGTCTAGCACTTATTGCATTGCGTGATCCCATGTTTGCTGTAATTCCTATCACCAACCGCTTCCAGCCGACCTCAGGAATATTCGTATGTTGATAACAGATACTATAAAGTTGTATTTACGTAGGGAGTTACATTTAACATAAATGGTGTCATAAACAGACATAACTGTCGGACTTGGATTGGAGTTACAGCAACCAAATGAATTGTTTATGTTTCAGATCTTTCCACAAAAGAAAACGTGTGGAGCAGAAACTACTGCATGGCAGAGTGGTGTACTATTTGCCTTTAATAacactaattttacatttaagtaattataacacaacttttttcaaaataatagctAAAATGACATTCTTGAAATTGAGTAAATTACAAAATGACATCTATAAAATTTGGCCATGTGCCTTGCACCTAAATTAAAGGTAATAAAACCTTACGGTTTGTTAGTTTACaccatttctttgtttttcaacAACTATATACTTAACCTTAATggttattttcaaagaaaatccTTTAAAATGGCAATTTTGTGATTATCATTAAATTTGTGAAGACGATTTACTGTTGTGTTGCCTCcgttaatttttcaattatcgtGCTCTATCATGCTTAAGTTCTTTACCGGTTTAACGTACTAACAAGAGAACTAACAATGATTATATCCaaacaaactaaattatgaaaaactatattagataTACGACATATGCAGTCACTAAATCTGCAGTATGGAACAGTTTTTTTCATTACCAAGCTCAGTTAACTCATGAATAAACATCTTGGACTACTTTGATGATCACAGGATCTAAACTTATGCAATTCTATAGATaacttattaaattgtatttaaactaaTCTATGAgttataacattgaaaaatttacattatctTGTGATTAATacctatattattaatattattagtaaagaaaGGGAAAGCCAGTAACTAGGAAGTACAAAAGAATACACAAATAACTCATTACTTAAGAAGTAAGTATGTGGCTGTGGATGAGGAATACACACCGAGCAGAGAGCGTAGCATTGTGGTGAATTAGTCGAAGCAAAATCTCTTTCAGCTAGAACAATAAAGTTTCACTTAGAAGGGGGAAAACACAGTAGCTGTGTAGATGAAAACAAAAGAATGACGGTTATCTGCAAGGTTTCGTACAGCAACAATAGAAACATGGCGTTTTGAGAACTTGTGTTTCTTCTTCTTCAACTCTCTTCTAATATGAAGTTAAGcatgaaaaagtaataaactcATACAAATGGATTTTAACTcagcaattttaaaattgaaaacaaaaagttAACTATGTGGTCTTTACTGTTATGTTTGAATGATGCTCTTATCTGCACGATCATGATTTAGTACTCGGTCACCTGAGGAAGAAAGCAGATAAATATTTTCGAAACGTTCTATTTCTTTTGTTGCTACATAGCGATTACAAATTTCCGATCATTAATAGTCTATAATGAG
This Homalodisca vitripennis isolate AUS2020 chromosome 3, UT_GWSS_2.1, whole genome shotgun sequence DNA region includes the following protein-coding sequences:
- the LOC124358181 gene encoding uncharacterized protein LOC124358181 — protein: MQVIAKEVILFGQIFGGLPLKYKNDSSGGKEITFSFTVCVWGWVVIVLQTCLSQITLYIDYHGRQYGDPIRMTSYTAIFAVMLDVISLNIMALVVFMMSFRHYKKFIEICYLLGKVDLYFGQKCESGEKPKVFAIVAYMISLCVTNVVQESFLESEGRNTFVYYIPVLTLYFVAASLFIQFTTVTQNIVTRFRLVNESIKKAVVNKSFGQLLKNHDLANIVAIQDDTSCVTKLRELMDLYWLLCDAVKHANVFYGNQLLAAVFSAFVHIIITLYYLFLHLRPGQASFLVMQGVWAITHVSHLVLLVRPSTDVTDAANETAPMICRLLNRDLSKNIRKQIASSVTTYLVILIQFQSNPASVTLFDRVNRITQ